TTGCTGCACAAATCAATTGCCGCCCAAGCACCTCCAATAAAAATGTGTAACAGCGGTAACCATAACCAGAGATCAAGCTGAGTAGAACCAATTGCCAGCCACAGCCACGGTATAATTGCAATTAGAATTCCATTAGAAATTAGAATAGGGCGGTTGCCTATCTTATCTGCTAATTTACCCCACATAATCAGCATTAGCAGATGCGCCCCGGCTCGTAAACTGTTGTAGAGAGTTACCCAGCTCACATCTATACTCAGCGTATCAAGCATATAGAAGTTAAAAAACGGGGCGCTGAGGCTAACAGCAAGCGTCCATGAGCCAAAATAAACCAAAAACATCAAAAAATTGGAGTTTTTCCAGACGCTGCTAACTAACTCGTTTTGTGGAGTCTCTATCTGTGGTAGAGAAATCGGTTCAGAAGTTCCGCTTGGTTCATCTGATACAGTATCTAACTCAATCTCACTTGTTTGAGGTAAGCTGACGCCATGAGTGTTTTGTGATTGTGGATTCATATCCACTTGGAAATACTGACATCCCAAGCCGATAATTCCAAACACAATGCCTAGTAGCAAAATCACTCCATAACCTTGAATAGCCCCTCCGTACCAATGTGATACAGCTAAACCCGCTAGGGGTAAGCAGATAAACTCGGTTAAGTTGGTTGCACTATTGCGTAGCCCAAAATATCTGCCTCGCAATCGCCGTGGAACTAGCATTGCTATCCAACTGAACCAGGATGCAGTTCCTAGTCCTCCTAAAAGATGAGTGACGACGACAATCAAAAGCGTCAAATCTACCAATTGCTCCGAATTAAGCCATCCCCAACTTGACATGGCTATGCCAAGTACTAAAATCAACCATAGTAGCCGAGCAATCCCATGAGTGCGTAACGCATACTGAAAGCGGCTAGTGGTACGTTCAGACAAGTACGCACCCAAAGGCTGAATCAGATTCACCAACATGGGGATAGAGGAAAGCATTCCAAACACCACTGGACTTGCATTCAACTCCACCAAGAAATTACCAAGCAAAATTCCACCAGTCCCAATAGTGAAAGCCGCTGCGAAAATAGCATCGACAGTAGAGGCTTTCAAACTCCTACGAATGGCATCTTTAGAAATTCGAGGGCTAGGTATTGAGGCTGGAGAAAGTGTTGGTGATGGGGAAGCAATCGGAGCAATTTCTAGACTAACAGGTGCATCTGTTTCAACCTGAACTAAATCCATAAATTTATAAATATTAAAACGTGTAATAGCGAAGCATTCTAGAATT
This region of Nostoc sp. UHCC 0302 genomic DNA includes:
- a CDS encoding MFS transporter produces the protein MDLVQVETDAPVSLEIAPIASPSPTLSPASIPSPRISKDAIRRSLKASTVDAIFAAAFTIGTGGILLGNFLVELNASPVVFGMLSSIPMLVNLIQPLGAYLSERTTSRFQYALRTHGIARLLWLILVLGIAMSSWGWLNSEQLVDLTLLIVVVTHLLGGLGTASWFSWIAMLVPRRLRGRYFGLRNSATNLTEFICLPLAGLAVSHWYGGAIQGYGVILLLGIVFGIIGLGCQYFQVDMNPQSQNTHGVSLPQTSEIELDTVSDEPSGTSEPISLPQIETPQNELVSSVWKNSNFLMFLVYFGSWTLAVSLSAPFFNFYMLDTLSIDVSWVTLYNSLRAGAHLLMLIMWGKLADKIGNRPILISNGILIAIIPWLWLAIGSTQLDLWLWLPLLHIFIGGAWAAIDLCSNNLQIEIAPVKNQSIYFAIAAAVAGGSGALGVTIGGFMAQFAGSFGILQLFVVSGFLRLAALIPLMINNKPKSLGQDSKDQECSNPA